The following are from one region of the Vitis riparia cultivar Riparia Gloire de Montpellier isolate 1030 chromosome 14, EGFV_Vit.rip_1.0, whole genome shotgun sequence genome:
- the LOC117931436 gene encoding thaumatin-like protein, whose protein sequence is MGLLVSFAAWFLFLLWHFMSPENAAAQPVSLYISNKCPFPIWPATAPNTGHPVIADGGFSLPSGQTRRIYAPPTWSGRLWARTGCKFNSNWQPACQTGDCDGRFACNGTIGLPPATLVQISLQPDKSKPSFYDVSLVDGYNLPVSVTTKPRASKCSIGGCLTNMNSLCPQELQVLSNNREVVACKSACLAFNLDMFCCRNEYGTPEKCKPSVYSKMFKGACPSYYSYAFDTPAPLVNCPSKEYIITFCPSNWGDEHMGI, encoded by the exons ATGGGGTTGCTGGTTTCTTTTGCTGCTTGGTTTCTTTTCCTCTTATGGCATTTCATGTCTCCTG AAAATGCAGCAGCACAACCGGTTTCCTTGTATATAAGCAACAAATGCCCCTTTCCAATATGGCCTGCAACTGCCCCAAACACAGGCCATCCAGTGATAGCGGATGGTGGCTTCAGCCTTCCTTCAGGCCAGACCCGACGCATCTATGCCCCACCAACATGGAGTGGCCGGCTTTGGGCCAGAACTGGCTGCAAATTCAACTCCAATTGGCAACCAGCCTGCCAAACTGGTGACTGTGATGGTCGCTTTGCATGCAATGGAACTATAGGCCTTCCCCCAGCTACACTGGTTCAAATTTCGCTGCAGCCAGACAAGAGCAAGCCAAGCTTTTATGATGTAAGCTTGGTTGATGGCTACAATCTCCCTGTTTCGGTCACAACAAAGCCTAGGGCATCAAAATGTTCCATTGGAGGCTGCTTGACAAATATGAACAGCTTGTGCCCACAAGAGCTTCAAGTCTTGAGCAACAATAGGGAAGTAGTGGCCTGCAAGAGTGCTTGCTTGGCTTTCAATTTGGACATGTTCTGTTGCAGGAATGAGTATGGGACCCCAGAGAAGTGCAAACCAAGCGTCTACTCCAAAATGTTTAAGGGAGCTTGTCCCTCGTACTATAGTTATGCTTTTGATACACCAGCACCATTGGTAAACTGTCCGTCCAAAGAGTATATCATAACCTTCTGTCCGTCCAACTGGGGAGATGAGCATATGGGCATATAG
- the LOC117929780 gene encoding AAA-ATPase ASD, mitochondrial-like, translated as MMMMMGEMWAKPGSLVAGAMFLWVMFQQYAPHQFRSYIEKYSQKLVSFVYPYIQITFQEYSENRFRRSEAYVAIENYLSVDASTRAKRLKADVIKDSQSLVLSMDDREEVREEFKGVKLWWASDKNPPKMQTFSFAPAADEKRHYKLTFHKNYREMIVGSYLNHVMKEGKAIEVRNRQRKLFTNNSRDTWYGYKKAVWSHVAFEHPARFETLAMEPKKKEEIINDLTIFSRRKEYYSKIGKAWKRGYLLYGPPGTGKSTMIAAMANLLDYDIYDLELTSVKDNTELRKLLIDTRSKSIIVIEDIDCSLDLTGQRKKKKEKEEDEESKDNPITKKGKEDESKVTLSGLLNVIDGLWSTCGEERLIVFTTNYVEKLDPALIRRGRMDRHIELSYCCFEAFKVLAKNYLDLDSHHLFASIRRLMEETNMTPADVAEYLMPKTITDDPGTCLENLIQALGTAKEEARVKAEKEAKEKEEEEERVKAEKGAKEKEATAGEVKEKEMSDERVTENGVAAVKENGVVS; from the coding sequence atgatgatgatgatggggGAGATGTGGGCTAAACCAGGCTCACTAGTTGCTGGTGCGATGTTTCTCTGGGTCATGTTTCAGCAATACGCACCTCATCAGTTCCGGTCCTATATTGAAAAATACAGCCAAAAATTGGTGAGCTTTGTGTACCCTTACATTCAAATCACTTTTCAGGAGTACTCTGAAAATCGCTTCAGGCGCAGTGAAGCCTATGTTGCCATTGAGAACTACCTCAGCGTCGATGCATCTACCCGGGCCAAGCGGCTGAAAGCAGACGTCATCAAAGACAGCCAATCTCTAGTTCTCAGCATGGATGATCGAGAAGAAGTCAGAGAGGAATTCAAGGGGGTCAAGCTTTGGTGGGCTTCCGATAAAAACCCCCCTAAAATGCAGACCTTTTCTTTTGCTCCTGCTGCTGATGAGAAGAGACACTACAAGCTCACTTTCCATAAAAACTACCGGGAAATGATCGTGGGGTCTTATTTGAATCATGTAATGAAGGAGGGGAAGGCAATTGAAGTCAGAAATCGGCAGCGAAAGCTCTTCACTAACAATTCAAGAGATACGTGGTATGGGTACAAAAAGGCGGTATGGAGTCATGTAGCCTTTGAGCACCCAGCCAGATTTGAGACTCTAGCAATGGAGCCAAAGAAGAAGGAGGAGATTATTAATGATCTCACAATCTTCAGTAGGAGGAAAGAGTATTATTCAAAAATTGGGAAGGCTTGGAAGCGAGGGTATCTCCTTTATGGTCCCCCAGGAACCGGCAAATCAACCATGATTGCTGCCATGGCAAATCTTTTAGATTATGACATCTATGATCTTGAACTCACTTCAGTCAAGGACAACACGGAGCTGCGAAAACTATTGATCGACACAAGGAGTAAATCCATCATTGTGATAGAGGACATCGACTGTTCGCTTGACCTCACAGGCCAAcgcaagaagaagaaggaaaaggaagaggACGAAGAGTCCAAGGATAATCCAATTACTAAGAAGGGGAAAGAAGATGAAAGCAAGGTTACTCTATCCGGGCTTCTGAATGTTATTGATGGGCTGTGGTCAACTTGTGGGGAAGAGAGGCTGATAGTTTTCACCACCAATTATGTGGAAAAACTTGATCCTGCTCTCATTAGGAGAGGGAGGATGGATAGGCACATAGAATTATCCTACTGTTGCTTTGAAGCATTCAAGGTGCTGGCTAAGAATTACTTGGATCTTGACTCCCACCATTTGTTTGCAAGCATCCGCAGATTGATGGAGGAAACCAATATGACTCCTGCTGATGTTGCAGAATATTTGATGCCCAAGACCATCACTGATGATCCTGGGACTTGTTTGGAGAATTTGATTCAGGCCCTTGGGACCGCCAAGGAAGAAGCGAGGGTGAAGGCAGAGAAGGAAGCTAAAGagaaggaagaggaagaagagaggGTAAAGGCCGAGAAAGGAGCTAAGGAGAAGGAAGCAACTGCTGGAGAagtgaaagagaaggaaatgtCAGATGAAAGAGTGACAGAGAATGGAGTGGCGGCagtgaaagaaaatggagtGGTCTCCTAG
- the LOC117930148 gene encoding AAA-ATPase ASD, mitochondrial-like, whose product MMMMMGEMWAKPGSLVAGAMFLWVMFQQYTPQQFRFYIEKYSQKLVSFVYPYIQITFQEFSEDRFKRSEAYVAIENYLSVDASTRAKRLKADVIKDSQSLVLSMDDREEVTDEFKGVKLWWASHKNPRKTQTFSFYPAADEKRFYKLTFHKNHREMFVGSYLNHVMKEGKAIEVRNRQRKLYTNNPSDKWHGYRRTLWSHVAFEHPARFETLAMEPKKKEEIVNDLTIFSRRKEYYSKIGKAWKRGYLLYGPPGTGKSTMIAAMANLLDYDIYDLELTSVKSNTELRMLLIETRNKSIIVIEDIDCSLDLTGQRKKKKETNEEEKKDPIRKMEKEGESKESKVTLSGLLNVIDGLWSTCGEERLIIFTTNYVEKLDPALIRRGRMDKHIELSYCCFEAFKVLAKNYLDLDSHHLFASICRLLEETNMTPADVAENLMPKSVTGDPGTTCLENLIQALETAKEEARVKAEKEAKEKEEEEERVKGEKEGKEKEATAGEVKEKETSGEKEKQNGVAVKENGVV is encoded by the coding sequence atgatgatgatgatggggGAGATGTGGGCTAAACCAGGCTCACTAGTTGCTGGCGCAATGTTTCTCTGGGTAATGTTTCAGCAATACACGCCTCAGCAGTTCCGGTTCTATATTGAAAAATACAGCCAGAAATTGGTGAGCTTTGTGTACCCTTACATTCAAATCACTTTCCAGGAGTTCTCTGAAGATCGCTTCAAACGCAGTGAAGCCTATGTTGCCATTGAGAATTACCTCAGTGTCGATGCATCGACCCGAGCCAAGCGGCTGAAAGCAGACGTGATCAAAGACAGCCAATCTCTAGTCCTCAGCATGGATGATCGAGAAGAAGTCACAGATGAATTCAAGGGGGTCAAGCTTTGGTGGGCTTCCCATAAAAACCCCCGTAAAACGCAgaccttttctttttatcctGCTGCTGATGAGAAGAGGTTCTACAAGCTCACTTTCCATAAAAACCACCGGGAAATGTTCGTGGGTTCTTATTTGAATCATGTGATGAAGGAAGGGAAGGCAATTGAAGTCAGAAATCGGCAGCGAAAGCTCTACACCAACAATCCAAGTGACAAGTGGCATGGGTACAGAAGGACATTATGGAGTCATGTAGCCTTTGAGCACCCAGCCAGATTTGAGACTCTAGCAATGGAGCCAAAGAAGAAGGAGGAGATTGTTAATGATCTCACAATCTTCAGTAGGAGGAAAGAGTACTATTCAAAAATTGGGAAGGCTTGGAAGCGAGGGTATCTCCTTTACGGCCCCCCGGGAACCGGCAAATCGACCATGATTGCTGCCATGGCAAATCTTTTAGATTATGACATCTATGATCTTGAACTCACTTCAGTTAAGAGCAACACGGAGCTGCGGATGCTATTGATCGAGACAAGGAATAAATCCATCATTGTGATCGAGGACATCGACTGTTCGCTTGACCTCACAGGCCAAcgcaagaagaagaaggaaacgAATGAGGAAGAGAAGAAGGATCCAATTCgtaaaatggaaaaagaaggTGAAAGCAAAGAAAGCAAAGTTACTCTATCGGGGCTCCTGAATGTTATTGACGGGTTGTGGTCAACTTGTGGGGAAGAGAGGCTGATAATTTTCACCACCAATTATGTGGAAAAACTTGATCCTGCTCTCATAAGGAGAGGGAGGATGGACAAACACATAGAATTATCCTACTGTTGCTTTGAAGCATTCAAGGTGCTGGCTAAGAATTACTTGGATCTTGACTCCCACCATTTGTTTGCAAGCATCTGCAGATTGTTGGAGGAAACCAATATGACTCCTGCTGATGTTGCGGAAAATTTGATGCCCAAGTCCGTCACTGGTGATCCTGGGACAACTTGTTTGGAGAATTTGATTCAGGCCCTTGAGACCGCCAAGGAAGAAGCGAGGGTGAAGGCCGAGAAGGAAGCTAAAGagaaggaagaggaagaagagaggGTAAAGGGCGAGAAAGAAGGGAAGGAGAAGGAGGCAACTGCTGGAGAAGTGAAAGAGAAGGAAACGTCAGGTGAGAAAGAGAAACAGAATGGAGTTGCAGTGAAAGAAAATGGGGTAGTCTAA
- the LOC117930147 gene encoding AAA-ATPase ASD, mitochondrial-like isoform X2: MGEMFGQLGSVAAGAMFLWAMFQQYFPYQLRPYIEKYSQKLVSFVYPYIQITFQEFSENSFRRKRSEAYAAIENYLSANSSARAKRLKADIIKDSQSVVLSMDDHEEVTDEFQGVKLWWVSNKSPPKMQTISFYPAADEKRFYRLTFHQQYRDLIVGSYLNHVIKEGKAIAVRNRQRKLCTNNPSDNWDGYKKSMWSHVAFEHPATFETLAMESKKKEEIVNDLNIFRTRKDYYSKIGKAWKRGYLLHGPPGTGKSSMIAAMANLLNYDIYDLELTSVKDNTELRKLLIETTSKSIIVIEDIDCSLDLTGQRKKKKEKEEEDEESKDNPIPKKGKEGESKESKVTLSGLLNFIDGLWSACGEERLIVFTTNHVEKLDPALIRRGRMDKHIELSYCCFEAFKVLAKNYLDLDSHHLFASIRRLLEETNMTPADVAENLMPKSISTDDPGTACLENLIQALETAKEEARVKAEKEAKEKEEEEERLKGEKEAKEKEATAGEVKEKEMSGEEVKENGVSAVRENGVIPKEPPST, encoded by the exons ATGGGGGAGATGTTTGGTCAACTAGGCTCGGTAGCCGCTGGGGCAATGTTTCTCTGGGCCATGTTTCAGCAATACTTCCCTTACCAGCTCCGGCCCTATATTGAAAAGTACAGCCAAAAGTTGGTGAGCTTTGTGTACCCTTACATTCAAATCACTTTCCAGGAGTTCTCTGAAAATAGCTTCAGACGCAAGCGCAGCGAAGCCTATGCTGCCATTGAGAACTACCTCAGTGCTAATTCATCTGCCAGGGCCAAGCGGCTCAAGGCAGATATCATCAAAGACAGCCAATCTGTAGTCCTCAGCATGGATGACCATGAAGAAGTCACGGATGAATTCCAGGGGGTCAAGCTTTGGTGGGTTTCCAATAAAAGTCCCCCTAAAATGCAGACCATTTCTTTTTATCCTGCTGCTGATGAGAAGAGGTTCTATAGGCTCACTTTCCATCAACAGTACCGAGATTTGATCGTGGGGTCTTATCTCAATCATGTGATAAAGGAGGGGAAGGCAATTGCAGTCAGAAATCGGCAGCGAAAGCTCTGCACTAACAATCCAAGTGACAATTGGGATGGATACAAAAAGTCCATGTGGAGTCATGTGGCCTTTGAGCACCCAGCCACATTTGAGACTCTAGCAATGGAGTCAAAGAAGAAGGAGGAAATTGTTAATGATCTCAACATCTTCCGTACGAGGAAAgattattattcaaaaattggGAAGGCTTGGAAGAGAGGGTATCTCCTTCATGGTCCTCCAGGAACTGGAAAGTCAAGCATGATTGCTGCCATGGCTAACCTTTTGAATTATGACATCTATGATCTCGAACTCACTTCGGTTAAGGACAACACGGAGCTGCGGAAGCTACTGATCGAGACAACGAGTAAGTCCATCATTGTGATAGAGGACATCGACTGTTCGCTTGACCTCACAGGCCAAcgcaagaagaagaaggaaaaggaagaggAGGACGAAGAGTCCAAGGATAATCCAATTCCTAAGAAGGGGAAAGAAGGTGAAAGCAAAGAAAGCAAGGTTACTCTATCCGGGCTTCTGAATTTTATTGATGGGCTGTGGTCAGCTTGTGGCGAAGAGAGACTCATAGTTTTCACCACCAATCACGTGGAAAAACTTGATCCTGCTCTCATAAGGAGAGGGAGGATGGACAAGCACATAGAATTATCCTACTGTTGCTTTGAAGCATTCAAGGTGCTTGCTAAGAATTACTTGGATCTTGACTCCCACCATTTGTTTGCAAGCATCCGCAGATTGTTGGAGGAAACCAATATGACTCCTGCTGATGTTGCGGAAAATTTGATGCCCAAGTCCATCAGTACTGATGATCCTGGGACAGCTTGTTTGGAGAATTTGATTCAGGCCCTTGAGACCGCCAAGGAAGAAGCGAGGGTGAAG GCCGAGAAGGAAGCTAAAGagaaggaagaggaagaagagaggTTAAAGGGCGAGAAAGAGGCTAAGGAGAAGGAGGCAACTGCTGGAGAagtgaaagagaaggaaatgtCAG GTGAAGAGGTGAAAGAGAATGGAGTGTCGGCAGTGAGAGAAAATGGGGTGATCCCCAAAGAACCACCATCTACTTAA
- the LOC117930147 gene encoding AAA-ATPase ASD, mitochondrial-like isoform X1, translated as MGKHKHILLLILETVEKKMVMGEMFGQLGSVAAGAMFLWAMFQQYFPYQLRPYIEKYSHNLVSFVYPYIQITVQEFTENSFRRKRSEAYAAIENYLSANSSTRAKRLKADIVKDSQSVVLSMDDYEEVTDEFKGVKLWWASKKNPPPMQTISFYPAADGKRYYKLTFHKQYRDLIVGSYLNHVIKEGKAIAVRNRQRKLYTNNPSQNWYGYKKSVWSHVTFEHPATFETLAMESKKKEEIVNDLTIFRTRKEYYSKIGKAWKRGYLLHGPPGTGKSSMIAAMANLLNYDIYDLELTSVKDNTELRKLLIETTSKSILVIEDIDCSLDLTGQRKKKKEKEEEDEESKDNPILKKGKEGESKESKVTLSGLLNFIDGLWSACGEERLIVFTTNYVEKLDPALIRRGRMDKHIELSYCCFEAFKVLAKNYLDLDSHHLFASIRRLLEETNMTPADVAENLMPKSISTDDPGTACLENLIQALETAKEEARVKAEKEEEEERLKAEKEGKEKEATAGEVKEKEMSGEEVKENGVSAVRENGVIPKEPPST; from the coding sequence ATGGGCAAGCACAAACACATTTTACTACTAATACTCGAAACCGTGGAGAAGAAGATGGTGATGGGAGAGATGTTTGGTCAACTAGGCTCAGTAGCTGCTGGGGCAATGTTTCTCTGGGCCATGTTTCAGCAATACTTCCCTTACCAGCTCCGGCCCTATATTGAAAAGTACAGCCACAACTTGGTGAGCTTTGTGTATCCTTACATTCAAATCACTGTCCAGGAGTTCACTGAAAATAGCTTCAGACGCAAGCGCAGCGAAGCCTATGCTGCCATTGAGAACTACCTCAGTGCCAATTCATCTACCCGGGCCAAGCGGCTCAAGGCAGATATCGTCAAAGACAGCCAATCTGTAGTCCTCAGCATGGATGACTATGAAGAAGTCACGGATGAATTCAAGGGGGTCAAGCTTTGGTGGGCTTCCAAAAAAAATCCCCCTCCAATGCAGACCATTTCTTTTTATCCTGCTGCTGATGGGAAGAGGTACTATAAGCTCACTTTCCATAAACAGTACCGAGATTTGATCGTGGGGTCTTATCTGAATCATGTGATAAAGGAAGGGAAGGCAATTGCAGTTAGAAATCGGCAGCGGAAGCTCTACACTAACAATCCAAGTCAGAATTGGTATGGGTACAAAAAGTCGGTGTGGAGTCATGTAACCTTTGAGCACCCTGCCACTTTTGAGACTCTAGCAATGGAGTCAAAGAAGAAGGAGGAAATTGTTAATGATCTCACCATCTTCCGTACGAGGAAAGAGTATTATTCAAAAATTGGGAAGGCTTGGAAGCGAGGGTATCTCCTTCATGGTCCTCCAGGAACTGGCAAGTCAAGCATGATTGCTGCCATGGCAAACCTTTTGAATTATGATATTTATGATCTTGAACTCACTTCAGTTAAGGACAACACGGAGCTGCGGAAGCTACTGATCGAGACAACGAGTAAGTCCATCCTTGTGATAGAGGACATCGACTGTTCGCTTGACCTCACAGGCCAAcgcaagaagaagaaggaaaaggaagaggAGGACGAAGAGTCCAAGGATAATCCAATTCTTAAGAAGGGGAAAGAAGGTGAAAGCAAAGAAAGCAAGGTTACTCTATCCGGGCTTCTGAATTTTATTGATGGGCTGTGGTCAGCTTGTGGGGAAGAGAGGCTCATAGTTTTCACCACCAATTATGTGGAAAAACTTGATCCTGCTCTCATAAGGAGAGGGAGGATGGACAAGCACATAGAATTATCCTACTGTTGCTTTGAAGCATTCAAGGTGCTGGCTAAGAATTACTTGGATCTGGACTCCCACCATTTGTTTGCAAGCATCCGCAGGTTGTTGGAGGAAACCAATATGACTCCTGCTGATGTTGCGGAAAATTTGATGCCCAAGTCCATCAGTACTGATGATCCTGGGACAGCTTGTTTGGAGAATTTGATTCAGGCCCTTGAGACCGCCAAGGAAGAAGCGAGGGTGAAGGCCgagaaggaagaggaagaggagagGCTAAAGGCCGAGAAAGAAGGGAAGGAGAAGGAGGCAACTGCTGGAGAagtgaaagagaaggaaatgtCAGGTGAAGAGGTGAAAGAGAATGGAGTGTCGGCAGTGAGAGAAAATGGGGTGATCCCCAAAGAACCACCATCTACTTAA